The region GCACTAAAGccccagatcagtggttcccaaattttttagcactgggacccaccaaaaaagtttcactttaccaactgctcaagcctctgttgctgtaatgattgggcagcagtgctccccgcaAGAAGCAcattgtttaacccttgaggcacatagcctaatctgccttaccagtttcacaacccaccaaaaattggaccATTACCATGGGTGGGCCACAGACTCACAATTTGGGAAGCATTATCCTAcagcaggggtcagggaacttttttacctcttaccccccaaaaaatttataaacgcagacgttacccccttgatttgcatacaacagaatccctcatacagaggtgtagctgccccagtataggtagccagtagccaagtgatgcctcagtataggtagtcagtagccagatgaccccccagtataggtagtcagtagccagatgaccccccagtataggtagttagtagcccggtgatcccccagtataggtagtcagtagccagatgaccccccagtataggtagttagtagcccggtgatccccccagtataggtagtcagtagccagatgaccccccagtataggtagttagtagcccggtgatccccccagtataggtagcccaacgatgcccccaataaaaataaataaacaatactcaccttacctcgatcccacgtcggtcggcgcggcttttcttcttcctcccgctctgtccgctcggcgggagacactgacggcccggcgctgtgtgatgacatcatcactacagcgccgggcagctccagtctcccgcacagagcggagagagtgggcggctgcgatacacgcaggctgtggatacagcctgagtgtatcgcctgctcccttccgctcaccgcatctgaaggtgagcggaagggagcagggcagcgggcggtgtgcacacagcgcaccagcccgctgccggccccctggagcgggtgcgctgactccctccgctacctcctcattacccccagattttcacttttaccccatttggggtaatttacccctgttccccgaccactgtCCTACAGGATAACTGCAGCACCCTCTGCTGTAGGAGAAAGGAACACCATCATCATTTCTAtagcctttttaaaaacacactccCCTGGTTCGTATCAATTTTTATTTATCCTCATAGCCCCAAATGTATCTCCCAGAGCCTGGTTAACCTGGAGCTGCATGTCTAAAAGACATCAGCACAACACAGTGCTCGCTCTAGAGGAATTGATTGGATAAGGTATGGCAGTTGGAAGCCTGGACACAGAAACTGAAAGTTGTATCTGTCCCAGAATAGAGCTTGCTGAAGGTTCCAGATTTTCCCTTGCCACTATTACTATGGAGAGTGTTCTGCTGCCCTCCTGCAGCAGGTTAGCCCCACGTTAACCTTTGAAGCTAAAGAGCAGTGCATGGATCAGCCTTGCAGTTGAACTGTACTTTCACTCCCTAGCTCCAAGGTTGGAAGGAATGCTGGAGGTTTCAGCTGCTGCATTGCTGGAGCGCCCAGAGTGCCTTATTGCTGAAAGGCCAAACAGattggaccccaccaccaggaaaggggtgggaacTTCCTTGACTGCTATACGCTATTTGCAACAAGCTCCAAGCACACAGCAAGCGCAGAACCAAACCTCCAATCCTTTCTGCCCTCATCAGCTCTGTGCTGGAGGGGGTGAACTTTGCATTTGCTGAGCACTTGAAGCCGCATACAAACAGCTGAGCTGATAATTCTTCTGCCTTGCTTCTACATGTCTCCAACATAGAGGGCAGAGGCAGATGCTTTGCTTTGGCCTCTATGCATGCAAGTGACCTGGCAAATGCAGTGACCAACAGACAGGATCCTGGCCCGTTTCCCCTTGCAGTTTGCAGTCAGAGCATCAAATTGTCCCTCAGCGTGCCTTGCCTTTTGGAGGTCCAGCATGAGGTCAGGGAAAAGACCCTGCCCCTATAAGGAAAAGGGTATGGTGTCATAAATGCCTGACTGACCACCTGGGCTAGCCAAAATTTGTTGACTCCTGGACAGCccctagaaccacctttcagcaTTTTGTAAGATAAAACCATTGAAGGGCTAAGTAGGTACTTAACTTTTTCAGAGAAAAAAGGAAACTCCGGGGCCATTCTTTCATTTCCCTCTCACTCACCTTCCCCAATGAATTTCTGCACAAGCTCAGAGCCAGAGACACGGATGAAGGTACAATCTGTGTGATGGGCCACTGCTCGGGCCAGCAGTGTTTTTCCAGTACCAGGGGGTCCGTACAACAGCACACCCTAGAACAGTGATACTGCAGAGTTAGCGTTGAGCACAGAAAGAATAAACCAGTCACAAGAGCGCACCACTCTGGCAACTTGACTCCCAGACAACTGCCCACTCTTCAACTGACATAATCAAAGGAGCCATTCATGCCTGGGAGGTCTATTGAGCGAAAGTTGCATCATGCTGCAGGAGCCACAACGTAATGATCGCCAGCTCCAGTTTAATACACCAGAACTGAAATGCATGCATAAAGCAACATGGTGATGAGAACATACATTTCTCTCAACGAATAACTAGATTGCAGCCACATGTCTGGGGTCAGATGGACACAGCAGGACGTCAGAGACTACTTTCAAGTAGGCTTGAACACTGCTTCGCTTAAAAGTTGTCCACTGGGTAGGAAACCATTGTCTCCCATAAAATGTGGTGGGGGAGAATCTAGGAGAGCTATCCTGTAATAGATCAGAGCACTGGTTCACCTAGTCCTGTAGTGTCTAAGTGTACTGGCAGTGGCTTCTTAAAGACTCAGGTAGAGCCTCTCTCAGCTCTGCTTTCAAGTTCCATTAAAGACACTGGGGACTGAACTGAGGGCTTCCTGCATCAAAGTATGTTCTGTGGCACATCTGCCATCAGACACACTTCTCCTTAAAGGAAGGTTTGGAGGAACATGAACAACAAGTGCTGCTTGTTTTTCAAGATTCATGTTTCACTACCTCGTGCAGGGGAAGTCAAATTCCAGCAAGCTCCTACCCATCACTCTAAAGCTAGCCTGCCCCAAGGAGATGGTGCAGCAGAGACATTACGCATGCAGGGATAGACTTTCTGAAACACATTCTCCTCTCACTTGCCTTGGGCTGGGCGATGCCCAGAGCCTCAAAAAGCTCTGGATGTTTGACAGGCAGCTCAATCACTTCCTTGATCTCTTTGATCTGCTTGTCTAGGCCTCCAATCATCTCATAGGTAGAGTCTGGCACTTTCTCCACCATCATCAACGAGACCAGGGGGTCTACCTTGTTTGGCAAAATCTTATGGAGTGTGTAGCTGTCATTCCGCAGGGCAACACGGCAGTTTGGGGTCACCTGGACGGTAAAGAGCAAAGTGAGCTGCAAACAATGCTGGCAGCCCTGGAGTTCCAGGGGACTCTTTGAAGGTAGAACATCCccaaaaccaggaaaaaaaacacacacacaaagccagcAATTCTGTAAAGCAGAAACTCACATCATTGATGTCTATGTTTTTATCCACGTCAACCACAAATTTGCCTTCTGGGTGCACCTGAAAAAGTGGAAGGCCAGTTCTCAATATAGGAACAAAATATCCATAACCTCAACAGCAAACAAGACAAGCCAAAGAGACCAACAGTCCACACAGTTCTTTGGAAAATATATCATTTACCCACAAATGTCCCTTTTCCCAACTGCTTGCTGTGTAACATAAGCAGGAAATGTTCTAATCTATGCAGCTTGAAAGCACTGTTTttggagaaaaacaaacaaatattgaaAGAACAGAAATACTGATTTAAAACAGGCTGCTGACCATTTTGTACACAGAGTCAAAAGCTGAGTACCAACCTTTGCCACATTTTTCCACCCGCCCACCCACTAATTTTTGTGGTGTCTTCCAGAGCTAAGGAAGTGACTCAGAACTGTGAACTCGGAAGTCCCTTGTTCaaaaatctcacttctgccatgttCTCACTAGGTGGCCATAGGTAGGTCACCAACTCTCAGACTCAGACACCCTTCCCATGAAATACAAGAACCATTATACTGGCCTCCCTTGGAATATTGCTGTCAGAATTACTGAGATAACATACACCAAGTGCTTTGACCATGCAAAAGTACTATGTAAAtgtgaaaatggttggcaaccttcagtctcaaaagactatggtataagcctacagcccccggtattcccaggtggtctcccatccaagtactaaccaggcctgaccctgcttagcttccaagatcagataagatcgggcacgtgcaaaCACTTCTATTAACTTCAAACCACGGTCCTTCCCTACCAAAATAAGCTCCCATGCCCATCCCAcatctgagtgggggggggaggggggatgacaaTACCTTGACAAGGACTTTCTTTTTGTCCATTGCCCTCACCACCTCACCTACGTAGGAACCCTGTTCCTGGAGGAGCTGCAGTTCCTCACGCAGCAGGCGTACTGGAGCGGGAAGAGAAGACAAACCAGCATTAGCACTACAGAGAGGAACAAGCCTTGCCACTCACCAGCACAGACAtactcctgctctccccccatcccccacAGAAATCCCTCAAATCTTGTTCATCCCCCACCCTGGTTATTCCCAAGCCCAATCCCTGGGTACAGAAGCAATGTTGCAGAGACACAGGCTGCCTCACAGCTTACCCTTGGCATTAAGTTCATTCCGCTGGGCCTGCAGCCTTCTGAGATTCTGGCTCTTCTCATTGACTATCAACttgaaggaggaaaggagagagatgaCACCTCCCTCTCAAACAGCAACTGACCAAGGACTACTCGAAAGTAGCACTATGTCCCTCCCAGAAAGACCACTACAGCAAGGGGGAGATCAGCCAGGCCAAAGAATAAGCTGCTACCGGAGACTTCCGTGACTACTGTCAGAGAACTCAGCTTTAGTTTGTCAGTTGGGATACCCTGGATTCTGCCACTAGCTAGGAGATCAAGGGGTGCTAGGTAGTTGCACCAGTCATCCCAGCAAGGGGAAAACCAATCTAGCATAGATTTCATCACACTTCAGAGTCTGTCTTTACTTCCAGATTGAAAGCCGGGCCATTGTCTTATTCTGATTACTTTTTTAAACACAGTTACTTAATGCAGGTGCTACAATACACAGCAGCAGGGAAGAGGAGATTTGGAACCCATTTAATTCAAGGATTCCAAAACTCAACATCAACCAACTGTAATTAACCAACCTCCTTCCTACAAGTGTATGAAACTTGTGCTGCCTGCTTGGCTCTGGGGAAGGAAACAATTTCAAGGCACCTCCCATTCTAGAAAACAGGAAAATCTCACCTGTAGCTCTTCAATCTTAGACAGGTAATACTGGCGCAGCCCAGTCCCACCCTTGCCTTCATCCAGCTCCATCTGTTCAAGATAAACAAGAATTAAGAAGCGGGACATCAGTTCAGACAAGGTGCCACTCaaatttccctttaaaaagcactaTCTACTCACCCCAATCTTTCCACCAATACTGAGATTAGTTTCCCATCTTTCCCCAGCCTTTATCCGTGTGTCCTTCTCTTGAGAAACACCActtttaagactgcaatcttatactctTCCATAGGAAcaaatctcactgaactcaatgagacttacttctgagtagacaggcaaacaGGCTGCACTGTAAGAGCTCCAGAACTGTGACAACCACCCCTCCTCTCCATCATTTTCCTCCGCCCCCAAAAATGTCCTTCCTGGATGGCTATTGAAGTAACACAAGACACCTTTCTCCCTCCTTTCTGATataaggacacccccccccccagatgaatGATCAGAATTCCCCCATGCCAATAAACACCAttttcacaagaacataagaagagccccactggatcaggcccagggcccacctagcccagcttcctgtgtctcacagtggcccaccaggtcagggaacacacaagacacctgcatcttgttgccactcccttacacctggccttctgaggtagcctccttctcagaccaggaggttgcacacacccatcatggcttgtaacttgtgatggacttttcctccatacctctgtccaatccccttttaaaggcacctaggatgtcatcaccgcatcctgtggcaaggagttccacagcttaactgggtaaagaaatgttttctttggtatgccctaactctcccaacactgagtgggtgtaccctggttctggtgctgtgtgagagggaaaaaagcatcccCCTACCCACTCTATCAATCACCatgtcctgcggcaaggagttccacagacactcaatttgagtgggtgtcccctggttttggtgttgagtgagagggaaaacaataccccctatccactctattgatcaccaaatcctgtggcaagcagttccacagacaccCCTCTGTCCATCTCCTCCACAATCTACACTGCAGCCCTCCATCAGACCCCCCTGCCCCAGGAAAGCCCCCTTTGAACTACACTCTCCCTCTCCTACCCCACTACAGacaagcgccccccccccgcgcgcgaGTTGCTCCCTCtcccagtgggaggggggaaagagtcctcacaatgactcagcacttctgCAGTaccccttacctgctccagccctTCCGTCGCCATCTTCCCTCTCCCTGTTCCCACATTCGCAATACTGCGCATGCGCCACCTGAGGGCGGCACAACAATTCTGCTCATTCGGGATTCCACTATATACTTCGGGTCGTAGGTTGCAGCTCACCAGTCTCTGCCATGTGCGGGGCAAGAGTGGTGGATGTGCATAGGAACCAGTAAGTCAAGCAGTACTAGAAAGGAGGCAACGTTCGAGGCTAAAGGCTCATGTACTTTAAAGACATCTGTGGCTTATCCAGAGCTGGCAGGTCTCTGCAAAGGAAAAGACCCACCCCAGCCAAGGTGACCACTATGTCCTCTTCTCCTCTccgcctcgcctacctcacagggttgttgtgaggaccaaaggtgGGAAGGAACCATGCGCATcacgctgagctccttggaggaagggtgactagatgtcctctttttccaggacacgtcctctttttttagcctcgtgtcctggaaaaagaactgaaatgtccttttccctgtgagcagttagcacagagccttcttggaattattattattattattattattattattattattattattaacagtatttatataccacttttcaacagaaagttcacaaagcagtttacagaggaaatcaaacaaacaactaatggttccctgtcccaaaagggctcacaatctcaaaggatgcaaaaaagaacaccagcaggcagccactagaaaagacagtgctggggtaaagagggccagttactcctcccccactaaataaaagatctctttgttggcaaccttcagtctcgaaagagtatggtatcgcgctctgaatggtggttctggaacagcgtctagtgacaatcccttccacactgggagcaagtgcagtctgtccctggtctgtctccctggctatgggccttccttctttgcctcagactgttggccaagtgtctcttcaaactgggaaaggccatgctgcacagcctgcctccaagcgggccgctcagaggccagggtttcccacttgttgaggtccactcctaaggccttcagatccctcttgcagatgtcctcgtatcacagctgtggtctacctgtagggcgctttccttgcacaagttttccatagaggagatcctttgggatccggccatcatccattctcacgacatgactgagccaacgcaggcatctctgtttcagcagtaaataaataaaagagcacccacttaaaaagtgcctcttacccagttagcaggggtgaattcttcttctttagcgtttgCCCCATGTGGTGGTGGCTCCGCTATTTTGGATCAGAGCTGCCATTTCCCTCGATTATTGGCTTGACCTGGGTGTAGGCAGgaagccttcttgcaattaataaattatatacagTAAATTATATGTCAAACAGTATTAAATGTAACGATAAGTAATAGAGTGTTTAAATGAATCACATGAACTCAGTacaggccagatgtgatgcgatAGACACCAGTCacaaggtgagtgggaggggtttTTGGAGCGTGGAGAAGCAGGCTTTGGAACCCTCTGCCGCTGTTggctgtgtcacattcctggtcctgatggcatccacccaagggttattaaggaattgaagaatgaagttgcagatctcttgactaaggtatgcaacttgtccctcaaaacggccacggtgccagaagattggaggatagcaaatgtcacgcctatttttaaaaagggaaagaggggggacccgggaaactataggccggtcagcctaacatccataccgggtaagatggtggaatgcctcatcaaagataggatctcaaaacacatagacgaacaggccttgctgagggagagtcagcatggcttctgtaagggtaagtcttgcctcacgaaccttatagaattctttgaaaaggtcaacaggcatgtggatgcgggagaacccgtggacattatatatctggactttcagaaggcgtttgacacggtccctcaccaaaggctactgaaaaaactccacagtcagggaattagaggacaggtcctctcgtggattgagaactggttggaggccaggaagcagagagtgggtgtcaatgggcaattttcacaatggagagaggtgaaaagcggtgtgccccaaggatctgtcctgggaccagtgcttttcaacctcttcataaatgacctggagacagggttgagcagtgaagtggctaagtttgcagacgacaccaaacttttccgagtggtaaagaccagaagtgattgtgaggagctccagaaggatctctccagactggcagaatgggcagcaaaatggcagatgcgcttcaatgtcagtaagtgtaaagtcatgcacattggggcaaaaaatcaaaactttagatataggctgatgggttctgagctgtctgtgacagatcaggagagagatcttggggtggtgatggacaggtcgatgaaagtgtcgacccaatgtgcggcggcagtgaagaaggccaattctatgcttgggatcattaggaagggtattgagaacaaaacggctagtattataatgccgttgtacaactctatggtaaggccacacctggagtattgtgtccagttctggtcgccgcatctcaaaaaagacatagtggaaatggaaaaggtgcaaaagagagcgaataagatgattacggggctggggcaccttccttatgaggaaaggctacggcgtttgggcctcttcagcctagaaaagagacgcttgaggggggacatgattgagacatacaaaattatgcagggaatggacagagtggattgggagatgctctttacactctcacataataccagaaccaggggacatccactaaaattgagtgttgggcgggttaggacagacaaaagaaaatatttctttactcagcgtgtggtcggtctgtggaactccttgccacaggatgtggtgctggcgtctagcctagacgcctttaaaaggggattggacgagtttctggaggaaaaatccattatggggtacaagccatgatgtgtatgcgcaacctcctgattttagaaatgggttaagtcagaatgccagatgtaggggagggcaccaggatgaggtctcttgttatctggtgtgctccctggggcatttggtgggccgctgtgagatacaggaagctggactagatgggcctatggcctgatccagtggggctgttcttatgttcttatgtctcactgccaggcagcaggtgcccaggagttccacaggtacCACCAATCAGCATCTCAAGCTCCACTGgaagtacctgtaccactggttgacagcccaatcctatccacactttcctgggagtaagctccattgactctaatgggacttacttctgagtagacaggcgaaGGCTTGGGCTGCCAGAAGCACTGACctagtgggtcaagacccacactttgagaaactggTTTTCAACTGGAAACCGGAAGTGTTTAGTGTGGCTTTCCCCCACTATCTCTTTGCTTTCGTGCATCCTCCGCGCGCTTCCGGTTTGTCAGTGACGGAAGTGAGTTTCCGCCATTTTGGTAGGGTACTGCAGACTGTACACTCTAGGGCTTCCCTGCGTGGGCTGGCGCTGTGTGTAGACGCCCTTGAAAGAGGAGATGAAGGGTTTTGGAGAGGGGGGGGCTCGGCGCTCATGagctctcttccctcccccttgggtGTGCTTGCCACACTCAAGATGGCGGGGGAAGGCAGGCGCGCGCGTGACGCCAGAGGAGGAAAGGGAAGAGCTACGGGTCCCCGCTAGGGTCCCACCGGGTTGAGGCACGTGTGCGCGTCCGGCTGTGGTGGAATCCTCGCAGTCTGCCCaagagaagctgctgctgctgctcagccaAGATGGGCAAGAAGGGCAAAGTGGGCAAGAGCCGCAGGGACAAGTTCTACCACCTGGCCAAGGAGACTGGTGAGGGGGGAGAggagtgtgtggggaggggggagaccacCTGCCTTCCAGCCCTGCTGTGCCttgctggccttcccaggtgtctgggcagagaccccccccccccctgtgagGCTCAACCTCTGAGAGGCTCCTTGTACAGAGTGCCAGCCACCTACAAGGTGCTTTAGTGAAAAAGGGagctgccccaaggagcttacagtctagatcagtgtctctcaaccagtggtgcagctacccaccagtggtacttgaggtggtgtctggtggtactcgcgggacccctgccacctggcagaggGACCAGAAATGCAGCACAAcaaagtggtaggaggcttggcgggcagagctccaaagcgtgcTTTTTTGTGCTGttccgtccaccctgagcctggtctcccaacccagaagtgactggcaatgatgtcattccctcctttggcaatgatgtcatcgtcaGGCACTTCCTATGGCAGCGGTGTCGAACCCTTTTCACATGaaacaattttcatgtgggctgcccttgcagcagtaacacctcagcactgctcagcagctgagagcctgagggccagataaaaagcatccgcgggttgcatctggcccccaggccttatgtttgacacccctgtcctatggTATACTTCCTATACTCTGAATAGGTGAACAGTGTGAAAgggtatggcggaggacaaacactgagaaacaccgGTCCAGAAACTGACATGAAGGATCCATCCGGGCAGGAAGAGAATTTTGGTGGGATAAACAGGAGAAGCATATGTAGTTCTTACAGTTTCACATGCTTAGCCTTAATTCCAACAGGAAACAGAGGTGAAATTAGGGTGGATCCTGAGGGGTATCTGTTCCAGGCACTTCACCAAAGGGGGGAGGCATATGGCTGCCCCTCATGCTGCACCCTAGATTTGGGTGCTGGTGGTTTCACacaccccgttccttctccttcaaagggaagcctccatggaagaaggaacaagggTGCAAAGATGCCACAACGAGTTCTccctcctctgggaagaacccagaagtgatgtcatgacatcacattaTGTTGTGACATCAGTGCCCTTTTGGTGCTATGGCAGTGCATTGTGCTTCTGACAGGGAGCACAGActgatcttatgcatgtttactctgaagtaagccccgttgtgttcagtagggcttagttccaagtaagtgtgtacagggttGCAATTTAAGACAGTGCCAAAGTCTTCCCCCAAAAGATGGGTTTTTAGTGGTTTTTTAAATGTTGATGTTACATGAGCTAATCAGGATAGTGTTCTGAAATTCACATCAGGGGCACTAAATGCCTATGTGGAGTATGTAGTAGGGCTGATATGTCGGATGACTACATAAATACATATATATAACCATTGGGTCACTGACATGGTCCTTCGAAGAGGAAAGAGAGCCTTTGCAATTAATTATTACAGTGAACTATGTGTTCATTTCAAATGGCTTTGCTTCTAGTAaaattggaagaggaagagaagttgCTACCCAACAGAGATGATAAACAGTGTTGGAAGAAAAAATGTTTACCGAATACGCATTTTTACCCTACCTATTATTTAAGAAAACCTCAGAACAGCTTATGATTGGAATGACAGAGCAACGTCGCAGAGAaaataaagaaatcataaaaCTTTTGCTGTTTTGCATTTGTAACATTTTTCTAGTCTGGTTTAGCCTAGGAAAGAGAAAataagaaagggagggggagaatgagGGCTGAGAGAGTTGGTTGCTGTCTACAAATTCAAGGAGGGTGAGTCCCTTTTGCTTTCCTATCTACTGTGATAAGGAGCAATTCTGTAAATAATATGGCAAAGAAGGGCAGCAGCAACTGGAGACACCGCAAAACCCAGGTTCCCACTGCTGCCGGGTAAGTCTGAACCCCCCTTTTAAAACTTTGGTGGCAGTGCAAACCCggaagtgccatcaccaccatcactCCTGAATTGCTGCCCTCCATAACAGCCTTGCAAGAACTTAGCAGATGTTTCATCTCCTTGTTCCAGGGTTCCGCTCCCGCTCAGCCTTCAAGCTCATCCAACTGAACCGCAAATTCCAGTTCCTCCCGAAGTCACGGGCGCTGCTGGATCTGTGTGCTGCTCCTGGAGGATGGTTAGTGACCAGCAAGGGAGTGAACTGAGGATGCTTTTACAAGTTTGCCACAGTCTTGCTGTAGATGCAGGGTGGCATATATGTAGttattgtggagggggggggagagcaggggaatGGTATGAGCCCCAGATGAATATATTCTACACATTTAGATGAAAAGTTCTATATCATCTGAAAACTTAGTGAATCCTACATAATTTGAGACAGATTCAGTTACACACCAGTCAAAATCTTTACTATTTTGTAGAGTACTTTTCTTTAGCTGCAGCAGAAAAACAATTTTTGATTTAGGCAATTTGTTATGGGATTATTCAGGAGGTTCACTTGCACCCATTGGGTGTAGTTACTGACAAACAGGTGTTCAGAATTAGAGCTGACACTTTGTTCTTCCAACAGGCTTCAGGTGGCCTCGAAGTTTATGCCAGTGTCCAGTCTTGTTGTTGGTAAGTACCTCGATTGAGAGAGAAGTGGTGGTGAGTGAACTGGTGGTGGTTGTGTCTAGAAGCTGTTGCAATACaaggtgaaggggagggagagggaatgggaggGGCATACAAAAACATGAGGAAGATGATATGTAGCAACTGTGTTAAGATTCTTCATGTTCACTATATTTTTATGATCCTTACAACAGCCATGTAAAATAGACATTACCCTCATATTGTAGATGGGAGACCCAAGTGGAAACAGTGACTTGCCTAAGTCCACCTcatgagtttatggcagaggtgaaatatcCAGTATTTCTTGATGGGTA is a window of Tiliqua scincoides isolate rTilSci1 chromosome 5, rTilSci1.hap2, whole genome shotgun sequence DNA encoding:
- the PSMC5 gene encoding 26S proteasome regulatory subunit 8, with amino-acid sequence MRSIANVGTGRGKMATEGLEQMELDEGKGGTGLRQYYLSKIEELQLIVNEKSQNLRRLQAQRNELNAKVRLLREELQLLQEQGSYVGEVVRAMDKKKVLVKVHPEGKFVVDVDKNIDINDVTPNCRVALRNDSYTLHKILPNKVDPLVSLMMVEKVPDSTYEMIGGLDKQIKEIKEVIELPVKHPELFEALGIAQPKGVLLYGPPGTGKTLLARAVAHHTDCTFIRVSGSELVQKFIGEGARMVRELFVMAREHAPSIIFMDEIDSIGSSRLEGGSGGDSEVQRTMLELLNQLDGFEATKNIKVIMATNRIDILDSALLRPGRIDRKIEFPPPNEEARLDILKIHSRKMNLTRGINLRKIAELMPGASGAEVKGVCTEAGMYALRERRVHVTQEDFEMAVAKVMQKDSEKNMSIKKLWK